In the Thermococcus sp. MAR1 genome, one interval contains:
- a CDS encoding tRNA (cytosine(49)-C(5))-methyltransferase, with protein MSARDRIKETNPAFYERYSMLEDTDEFWEFLVKPLRQSIRVNTLKAPLEVVVERLKEEFELEPIPWVREGFFINVDNLAKVPEHSLGLIFGQEASSMIPPVVLDPKPGELVLDMAAAPGSKTGQIAQYMENEGCIIANDPKLSRANVLIANLNRMGVLNTRVTTKDGAYFGRFENTFDRILLDAPCSSVGMIRKRWKFLSEWRLRGVIKYMKVQKRLILAAYRALKPGGTLVYSTCTIDPLENEEVVDYLLRKTDARLEPIDLPVKTSEPVLEWEGRTYSEELKKALRIHPNDNDTEAFFIAKIVKAEGAE; from the coding sequence ATGAGCGCGAGGGACAGGATTAAAGAAACCAATCCGGCCTTTTACGAGCGCTATTCGATGCTCGAAGACACGGACGAGTTCTGGGAGTTTTTAGTTAAACCGCTCAGGCAGAGCATAAGGGTGAACACGCTGAAAGCACCGCTTGAGGTGGTCGTTGAGAGGCTCAAGGAGGAGTTCGAGCTCGAACCCATCCCCTGGGTTCGCGAGGGCTTTTTCATCAACGTTGACAACCTCGCGAAGGTGCCGGAACACAGCCTTGGCCTGATCTTCGGCCAGGAAGCGAGCTCCATGATTCCCCCGGTGGTACTCGATCCGAAGCCAGGTGAGCTGGTTCTCGACATGGCGGCAGCACCTGGCTCGAAGACCGGGCAAATAGCGCAATACATGGAGAACGAGGGATGCATAATAGCAAACGACCCGAAGCTCAGCAGGGCCAACGTCCTCATAGCGAACCTTAACAGGATGGGCGTCTTAAATACCCGCGTAACCACAAAGGACGGTGCTTACTTCGGCCGTTTTGAAAATACTTTTGACAGGATTCTCCTCGACGCTCCGTGCTCTTCTGTGGGAATGATAAGAAAGAGGTGGAAGTTTCTCTCTGAGTGGCGCCTGAGGGGCGTCATCAAGTACATGAAGGTTCAGAAGAGGCTCATCCTGGCCGCCTACCGGGCGCTCAAGCCGGGCGGGACTCTGGTTTACTCAACATGCACGATAGACCCCCTGGAGAACGAGGAGGTCGTTGATTACCTCCTGAGGAAGACCGACGCGAGGCTTGAGCCGATAGATCTGCCGGTGAAGACCAGCGAGCCGGTCCTTGAGTGGGAGGGGAGAACCTACTCTGAGGAGCTGAAAAAAGCCCTCAGAATTCATCCAAACGACAACGACACAGAGGCGTTCTTCATAGCCAAGATAGTCAAGGCGGAGGGAGCGGAATGA
- a CDS encoding archease yields MRKWEHYEHTADVGIRGYGESLEEAFEAVALALFDVMVDVRKVESKECRQVEAEGEDMMALLYNFLEELLVLHDMEGLVFGDVDVEIEKTTEGYRLKAKACGEPLDYEKHEPKEEVKAITYHEMKIERLPDGRWMAQLVPDI; encoded by the coding sequence ATGAGGAAGTGGGAGCACTACGAGCACACGGCTGACGTTGGAATCAGGGGCTACGGCGAGAGCCTTGAGGAGGCCTTCGAGGCCGTTGCGCTGGCGCTCTTTGACGTGATGGTTGATGTGAGGAAGGTCGAGAGCAAAGAATGCCGCCAGGTCGAGGCCGAGGGTGAAGACATGATGGCGCTCCTCTACAACTTCCTTGAGGAGCTTCTCGTGCTTCACGACATGGAAGGGCTGGTCTTTGGAGACGTTGACGTTGAGATTGAGAAGACCACGGAGGGCTACCGGCTTAAAGCCAAGGCCTGCGGTGAGCCCTTGGATTACGAGAAGCACGAGCCGAAGGAAGAGGTGAAGGCGATAACCTACCACGAGATGAAGATAGAGCGGCTACCGGACGGGAGATGGATGGCGCAGCTGGTTCCGGACATCTGA
- a CDS encoding type II toxin-antitoxin system VapC family toxin, whose translation MNARRVYLDSSALIKRYIEESGSEVIQELYKKAYSGEIKLITSLWNVGEALGVFDRKRRRGELDEKTHDFVRRAFLTDVKRMSTIGVLEIVPVHSMLLADSWEIIGRHHIYQADALQIVSAKYESAHEFYTADKRLGEIALKEGLRTVLLE comes from the coding sequence ATGAACGCGAGAAGAGTCTACTTGGACAGTAGCGCACTCATTAAACGCTACATAGAGGAGAGCGGAAGCGAGGTTATCCAAGAACTCTACAAAAAGGCCTACAGCGGGGAAATCAAACTCATAACGAGTCTCTGGAACGTCGGGGAGGCTTTGGGAGTCTTTGATAGGAAGAGAAGACGGGGAGAACTCGACGAGAAGACCCACGACTTCGTAAGGAGGGCCTTCCTGACAGACGTCAAGAGGATGTCAACCATCGGAGTCCTGGAGATAGTTCCCGTCCACTCTATGCTTCTGGCGGATTCATGGGAAATTATAGGGCGACACCATATTTATCAGGCCGATGCACTTCAGATAGTCTCGGCCAAATACGAGTCCGCTCATGAGTTTTACACCGCTGATAAGAGGCTCGGTGAGATTGCCCTGAAGGAGGGACTCAGGACAGTCTTACTGGAATGA
- a CDS encoding ribbon-helix-helix domain-containing protein — MGRVKTSIYVDEELWKEFKELAIREGSEVSKLLEEAMRNYIVRELINVDDSDIPIWFEPVKAKGKPASELVREMRDEREKSLLGQ; from the coding sequence ATGGGTAGGGTCAAGACGAGCATCTACGTGGACGAGGAGCTGTGGAAGGAGTTCAAGGAACTGGCAATCAGGGAGGGAAGCGAGGTCAGCAAGCTACTGGAAGAAGCAATGAGGAACTACATAGTCAGGGAGCTGATAAATGTAGACGATTCAGACATTCCGATATGGTTCGAGCCCGTCAAGGCCAAGGGAAAGCCGGCATCCGAACTAGTGAGGGAGATGAGGGATGAACGCGAGAAGAGTCTACTTGGACAGTAG
- the panB gene encoding 3-methyl-2-oxobutanoate hydroxymethyltransferase, which translates to MREITPRKIIEMKGKEKIAMITAYDYPSALIADKAGMDIIFIGDSLGMVVYGEENTLNVTMEQMVFHTRAVSKAVKRALVLADMPFGSYEINIDEGVRNAVRLIQAGADAVKIEGGYDHRKLVKKLVRMGIPVMGHTGLTPQRYLRLGGYRLMGETEEEIEEILRDAKALEKAGAFAVVLEFTLADVAKLVTEEVSIPTIGIGSGPWVDGQVLVWHDLLGIYEETPPFVKKYADIGGMMRLAIESYREEVKGGVFPGREHYWEFLDKEDFKKKAAHALKKLREED; encoded by the coding sequence ATGAGGGAGATAACGCCTCGGAAAATAATCGAGATGAAGGGAAAGGAAAAGATAGCCATGATAACCGCTTACGATTATCCCTCAGCGCTCATAGCAGACAAAGCGGGGATGGACATAATCTTTATCGGAGATTCCCTGGGAATGGTTGTTTACGGCGAGGAAAACACGCTCAACGTCACGATGGAGCAGATGGTCTTCCACACCAGGGCGGTCTCGAAGGCCGTCAAAAGGGCACTCGTTTTGGCCGATATGCCATTTGGAAGCTATGAGATCAATATCGACGAAGGCGTTAGAAACGCCGTAAGACTCATTCAGGCCGGGGCGGATGCTGTGAAGATAGAAGGGGGCTACGACCACAGGAAGCTCGTTAAAAAGCTCGTCCGCATGGGCATACCGGTTATGGGGCACACCGGGCTTACCCCGCAGCGCTACCTCCGCCTCGGAGGTTACCGGCTGATGGGAGAGACCGAGGAAGAGATAGAGGAAATCCTCCGCGATGCTAAGGCACTTGAGAAGGCCGGTGCCTTTGCTGTGGTCCTGGAGTTCACGCTCGCCGACGTTGCGAAGCTTGTAACCGAAGAAGTCTCAATTCCCACCATAGGCATAGGCTCCGGCCCCTGGGTCGATGGGCAGGTTCTCGTCTGGCACGACCTCCTGGGAATCTACGAAGAGACCCCACCCTTTGTCAAGAAGTACGCCGACATCGGCGGGATGATGCGCCTGGCGATTGAGAGCTACCGGGAGGAGGTTAAAGGCGGCGTGTTTCCGGGCAGGGAGCACTACTGGGAGTTCCTCGATAAGGAGGACTTCAAGAAAAAGGCCGCGCATGCCCTGAAGAAACTGAGAGAGGAGGATTGA
- a CDS encoding glycosyltransferase family 2 protein: protein MLDGKRVSVVIPAYNEEKRLPNVLDRIPDFIDEVIVVDDGSGDATYEVARAFFEKDPRVKAIRLERNCGKGCAMRRGIEEASGDVIVFIDADGQHKPEEIRNLVEPIVRGEADLVIGARKVEEAGKRPLHRRLSNIITTRLIRLKLRQYVYDTQSGFRAFSRKFLPEIESDRYEVETEMLIKAAKMGARIQEVPVSMIYDPSREGRFGPRDVFRFLRALFKS from the coding sequence ATGCTGGATGGAAAACGGGTAAGCGTTGTGATTCCAGCGTACAACGAAGAAAAGCGCCTTCCCAACGTTCTGGATAGGATACCTGACTTTATCGACGAGGTAATAGTAGTTGACGACGGCTCCGGCGATGCGACTTACGAGGTGGCACGGGCGTTCTTCGAGAAGGACCCCAGGGTAAAGGCGATCCGACTCGAGAGGAACTGCGGCAAGGGCTGCGCAATGAGAAGGGGCATTGAAGAAGCCTCTGGGGACGTGATAGTTTTCATCGATGCCGACGGACAGCACAAACCCGAGGAGATAAGGAACCTCGTGGAGCCTATAGTCCGTGGTGAGGCCGATCTTGTGATAGGGGCTAGGAAAGTTGAAGAAGCCGGAAAGAGACCCCTTCACAGAAGGCTCAGCAACATAATAACGACTCGCCTCATACGCCTCAAGCTACGGCAGTACGTCTACGACACCCAGAGCGGCTTCAGGGCGTTCAGCCGGAAGTTCCTCCCGGAGATAGAGAGCGACCGCTACGAGGTCGAAACCGAGATGCTGATTAAAGCTGCAAAGATGGGAGCACGAATACAGGAAGTGCCGGTGAGTATGATATACGATCCCTCCCGGGAGGGACGTTTCGGCCCGAGAGACGTTTTTCGATTCCTTAGAGCACTTTTCAAGTCCTGA
- a CDS encoding DMT family transporter produces MRRETLGALFAIVGMFIYGLEPVVIKSNPSNPISFAAFSALVASLLLWVKLIVSGGLEEIRENPRNLKGAFFMGLFGTALAYLAYSFGVRMSTAINAALITRSEVLFSFFLSWLFLGERITRRLIGYSTAVLVGLIVVILQGRSMELHLGDFLLLLVPFFWQLGHVIAKRLPYSPPTIAALRNTFGFLLLFPFAIATGLEFSRFVIAEGLVIAVGQLVWYRSIKLINLSKATAIITPAPAVAIGLGVLLGESFTVYHALGFLLITLGTLGAVRVESEIRT; encoded by the coding sequence ATGAGACGGGAAACCCTCGGCGCGCTCTTCGCAATCGTCGGGATGTTTATTTATGGCCTTGAGCCGGTTGTGATAAAGTCTAACCCGTCTAATCCCATAAGCTTTGCCGCCTTTTCGGCACTCGTGGCGTCTCTCCTTCTGTGGGTCAAACTCATCGTTTCAGGAGGACTGGAAGAAATCAGGGAGAATCCGAGGAATCTAAAGGGAGCCTTTTTCATGGGTCTTTTCGGCACGGCCCTCGCCTACCTAGCGTACTCATTTGGAGTGCGAATGAGCACGGCAATAAACGCTGCCCTGATAACGCGGAGCGAGGTGCTCTTCTCGTTCTTCCTCTCGTGGCTTTTCCTCGGCGAGAGAATAACGCGGAGGTTGATTGGCTACTCCACCGCCGTACTGGTTGGATTGATCGTTGTCATACTCCAGGGACGCTCGATGGAGCTCCACCTCGGCGATTTCCTTCTTCTCCTAGTTCCTTTCTTCTGGCAATTGGGCCACGTAATAGCCAAAAGACTGCCATACAGTCCACCCACGATAGCGGCTCTAAGGAATACCTTCGGATTTCTACTGCTCTTTCCATTTGCCATTGCCACCGGCCTAGAGTTCTCTCGCTTTGTTATTGCGGAGGGCCTGGTGATAGCCGTCGGTCAGCTGGTCTGGTACCGCTCGATAAAGCTCATCAACCTCTCCAAGGCCACCGCCATCATAACGCCAGCGCCGGCAGTTGCAATCGGACTGGGCGTCTTGCTCGGTGAAAGCTTTACAGTCTATCATGCCCTCGGTTTCCTCCTCATTACCCTGGGAACACTGGGCGCGGTTAGGGTGGAAAGTGAGATCAGGACTTGA
- a CDS encoding phosphatase PAP2 family protein: MNLLQRRLQDPEVLVRLNAFFLSYFGWIAFGVLYGVIGRWSVDVTNEFLELPLTSREFVVGLVEFTKSIPPLYSLFTVVYYLGFSGSIALIVAYLLIYKRDLKASDELFIRYLMAYAVAGAIYLVFHIYAPHIVYNLHGYNSSNTLLTRQEFVLPSLHNTIITINIVTLWRYRKELGGKLLILVNTLIPFATVFLGHHWVYDVLTGIALGAVISGATDGRKTSIPETLYSLEIASLRKVTLANFLLAVLVLIVAANPDRWLEVINGLLPGP, from the coding sequence ATGAACCTGCTCCAGCGTCGCCTTCAGGACCCGGAGGTGCTCGTACGGCTTAATGCATTCTTTCTCAGCTACTTTGGATGGATAGCTTTCGGAGTGCTGTACGGGGTTATCGGCCGCTGGAGCGTTGACGTCACGAACGAGTTTCTGGAGCTTCCCCTAACCTCAAGGGAATTTGTAGTTGGGCTCGTGGAATTTACAAAGAGCATTCCGCCCCTGTATTCGCTTTTCACGGTTGTTTATTACCTGGGCTTTTCAGGCTCGATAGCCCTGATAGTAGCGTATCTCCTCATTTACAAAAGGGATTTGAAGGCCTCGGACGAGCTGTTCATCCGCTATCTAATGGCCTACGCCGTGGCGGGGGCTATATATCTCGTCTTCCACATTTACGCCCCTCACATAGTCTACAATCTACATGGATACAACTCGTCGAACACGCTCTTGACGAGGCAGGAGTTCGTCCTTCCCTCCCTTCACAACACCATCATAACGATAAACATCGTGACCCTCTGGAGATACAGAAAAGAGCTCGGCGGCAAGCTTCTTATACTGGTGAACACCCTCATACCCTTTGCCACGGTCTTCCTGGGCCACCACTGGGTCTACGATGTTTTAACTGGCATAGCTTTGGGAGCCGTTATATCCGGAGCCACTGACGGACGAAAGACCAGCATTCCTGAAACCCTTTACAGCTTGGAGATCGCATCCCTCAGAAAAGTAACCCTGGCAAACTTTCTTCTTGCGGTTCTTGTCCTTATAGTCGCCGCAAACCCCGATAGATGGCTGGAGGTCATAAACGGTCTCCTTCCAGGCCCCTGA
- a CDS encoding HAD family hydrolase, translating to MRIPNYGEIMAQNIIFDLNGTLGESGKVDGEVKHLLERLADKYTVVVLSADTFGTLEEEFKGLPLRIERVSGGAEKAEIARGYGPYIAVGNGNNDVAMLEGAELAFCVIGPEGASIDALLASDVVVRDVKDAIGMLLDEKKLIATLRG from the coding sequence ATGCGAATACCAAACTACGGGGAAATAATGGCTCAGAACATCATTTTCGACCTCAATGGAACCCTTGGAGAAAGCGGAAAAGTTGATGGGGAGGTAAAGCATCTCCTCGAACGGCTCGCGGATAAATACACGGTCGTCGTTCTGAGCGCGGACACCTTCGGGACGCTCGAAGAGGAGTTTAAAGGCCTCCCCCTGAGGATCGAGAGGGTTTCGGGCGGTGCTGAGAAAGCAGAAATCGCAAGGGGCTACGGACCCTATATAGCAGTTGGAAACGGCAACAACGACGTGGCCATGCTCGAAGGTGCAGAGCTTGCCTTCTGCGTAATAGGGCCTGAGGGGGCGAGCATAGATGCCCTCCTGGCGAGCGACGTTGTCGTTAGGGACGTTAAGGACGCCATAGGCATGCTCCTCGACGAGAAAAAGCTCATAGCTACGCTCAGAGGGTGA
- a CDS encoding YigZ family protein, whose amino-acid sequence MDYRTLKGIGTAELVIKKSVFIGYASPAKTEEEAKAFISKIKAHHSDATHNVSAYLINDGKNFAVRYDDDGEPKGSAGKPVLKVIQNKGLSNVVVVVTRYFGGIKLGYGGLVKAYSDTTSLAIENAGIVEVYETERFQVALPYSLFHTVRETVENSGGRVVGEEYGELVTFTVETRKGEAEKLMELLTERTRGRVRLRRLFMSSFEGNL is encoded by the coding sequence ATGGACTACAGAACGCTGAAGGGTATCGGAACAGCGGAGCTGGTGATCAAGAAGTCCGTCTTCATAGGCTATGCCTCGCCAGCGAAGACGGAAGAAGAGGCCAAAGCCTTCATCTCAAAAATCAAGGCCCACCACAGTGACGCAACGCACAACGTCTCCGCATACCTCATCAACGACGGAAAGAACTTTGCGGTTCGCTACGATGACGACGGCGAGCCCAAAGGCTCTGCCGGGAAACCGGTTCTCAAGGTAATCCAGAATAAAGGTCTTAGTAACGTTGTGGTCGTCGTTACCCGCTACTTCGGCGGCATAAAGCTCGGCTACGGCGGTTTAGTCAAAGCCTACAGCGATACTACAAGTTTGGCCATTGAGAACGCGGGTATAGTCGAGGTTTACGAGACGGAGCGCTTCCAGGTTGCATTACCCTACAGCCTCTTTCACACCGTCAGAGAGACCGTTGAGAATTCCGGCGGGAGGGTCGTTGGGGAGGAGTACGGCGAGCTGGTAACCTTCACCGTCGAGACGAGAAAGGGCGAGGCGGAAAAGCTGATGGAGCTTTTGACGGAGAGGACGAGGGGGAGGGTAAGGCTGAGGAGGCTCTTCATGAGTTCGTTTGAGGGCAACCTTTAA
- a CDS encoding ATP-binding protein has product MEEECLWGEGHRKTVESLLRAVLRGNAAVLLGPRRVGKTSVVSVMAEKVRRKRGHHYVYFNFSRFLGSKAISISDIEPKRTSLKMITTSKSYTLSFRGLSVEVRKTSIEEFSRDFSRLVRVLSENARLGVLIFDEAQVLARLKNLDFRGLLQEITDSYPNISLVFTGSMPGMLVEYLNPSAERPNFMRSAEIFTLPRWSTSEGKGYLMEGFRSYGISRVNELELSRAVEELGGVPGFVSHYGITVVNFVRDGKSPEEALPMALMESRRYALEEWRKDIEAFLNVYNSTVYMGVLRVLAEAYPSALRGAEIYRRLQSIGLAPTRVQHVYKYLETLERAGFVRSSEKRYWVEDPLLREAVKRFSTP; this is encoded by the coding sequence ATGGAGGAGGAATGTCTCTGGGGAGAGGGCCACAGAAAGACCGTTGAGAGCCTTCTCAGGGCAGTTCTCCGGGGCAATGCTGCGGTTCTTCTCGGTCCGAGAAGGGTTGGAAAAACGAGTGTGGTCAGTGTGATGGCGGAAAAGGTGCGGAGAAAAAGGGGACACCACTACGTCTATTTCAACTTCTCCCGATTCCTCGGGTCGAAGGCGATTTCAATATCAGATATAGAACCCAAGAGAACATCGCTGAAGATGATAACGACGAGCAAGAGCTATACACTATCTTTCAGGGGCCTCAGCGTGGAGGTGAGAAAAACGAGCATCGAGGAGTTCAGCAGGGACTTTTCAAGGCTGGTCAGGGTATTGTCTGAGAACGCCAGGCTGGGTGTTTTGATATTCGACGAAGCCCAGGTCTTAGCGAGACTGAAGAACCTCGACTTTAGAGGGCTTTTGCAGGAGATAACGGACAGCTATCCGAACATCTCCCTCGTTTTCACGGGTTCAATGCCGGGCATGCTGGTTGAATATCTGAATCCAAGCGCCGAAAGGCCCAACTTCATGCGCTCGGCGGAAATCTTCACCCTTCCAAGGTGGAGCACCAGTGAGGGGAAGGGCTACCTCATGGAGGGGTTCAGAAGTTACGGGATAAGTCGGGTGAACGAGCTGGAGCTCTCAAGAGCCGTTGAAGAGCTGGGGGGAGTTCCGGGATTCGTCTCCCATTATGGCATCACGGTCGTCAACTTCGTGAGGGATGGAAAAAGCCCGGAAGAAGCGCTTCCAATGGCCCTTATGGAAAGCAGGAGGTATGCTCTTGAGGAATGGCGGAAGGATATAGAGGCTTTTCTGAACGTCTACAACAGTACGGTTTACATGGGGGTCCTCAGAGTCCTGGCCGAAGCTTATCCTAGCGCCCTCAGGGGGGCCGAAATCTACAGGAGGCTTCAATCCATAGGTCTTGCTCCTACCAGGGTACAGCACGTTTACAAATACCTCGAAACGCTGGAAAGGGCGGGCTTCGTTCGTTCATCGGAAAAAAGGTACTGGGTTGAGGATCCACTCCTCCGGGAGGCAGTTAAAAGATTCAGCACCCCTTGA
- a CDS encoding DEAD/DEAH box helicase, with translation MSLFETLKHLKSEIAKVHVFPPKEGEFGEFRFDNPEVNQLLEELGFSLYRHQVEALKSLYAGKNIVVTTPTASGKSEIFRLAIFDSYISNPRATYLLIYPTRALINNQLEKFSLQNLIFYRLTGKLVSARVLTGDVPWEERKTLIRERPRVIFTTPDMLHYNILRRWRDYEWLLRSLRYLVVDELHVYRGVFGSNFAYLFRRLGFRLRKLGARPQIIALSATLRNPKDFAEKLFRKEFEAISGATNPFPRRYLVLFEPKNLDERQLLRAVVERLTGEKVKTLVFFDSRRGTEKLLRFLLGSTAFSKVTTYKGTLPKNVRWEIERDFKEGKLLVLLTTNALELGIDIGDLDAAVNYGIPPDGLFSLIQRFGRAGRSADREALNAIVLRKNGLDYYYREHFDELVERVERGIIEYMPVNLENERIAEKHLHYLLTELGIVDWDELDEFERKVVEKLVIERKADLKRNPLTGKLEVRLRKPAFGYSSLRTASDETFFLVRDEPWIRGRLMEKSSLRELLNFINWLKLKGYIVEEVDSNEYHRSLLPGMAYFSRGELYMAMDRLAFGKFHFVFARQLNRFWRVETFAAKREEVEILEMEEKKTYRGVEIHLGRLSVRHVYTGFSVNGTDTGNYVEELLKLKESGILRAEIYSPMTGERVDEGDFSILNWEKFAKVEFEEPYVREFETEGIWLVFPDSIREAASEEFREFLDVAVEKGSEDLAFTLYSDLDRRKLFPLYLGTTSHVIKKTIGDALQRLGISDEELAFAIKKMVDSKDGIGSALHAIEHNMIKIAPIFTYVDSRELGGYSYASFPGLPHVGRPVVFIYDGNEGGSGLAPIIYGNAEKLMEKSLEHLRSCPCKDGCPVCTLSPKCGTFNEFLDKWTAIRVWEKVLENRGEGFKGC, from the coding sequence ATGTCGCTCTTTGAGACGCTCAAGCACCTCAAGTCAGAGATTGCCAAGGTCCATGTTTTTCCCCCAAAGGAAGGCGAATTCGGGGAATTCCGCTTCGACAACCCGGAGGTAAATCAACTCCTTGAAGAGCTCGGCTTTTCCCTCTACCGCCACCAGGTCGAGGCCCTCAAGAGCCTCTACGCTGGAAAGAACATCGTCGTTACAACACCAACGGCCAGCGGCAAGAGCGAGATATTCCGGCTGGCCATTTTTGATTCCTACATCTCCAACCCCCGCGCAACTTATCTGCTCATATACCCCACGAGGGCCCTCATAAACAACCAGCTCGAAAAGTTCTCCCTCCAGAACCTCATCTTCTACCGCCTCACCGGAAAGCTCGTTAGCGCGAGGGTTCTGACGGGCGACGTCCCGTGGGAGGAGAGGAAAACCTTAATCCGCGAGAGACCAAGGGTTATTTTCACAACGCCAGACATGCTCCACTACAACATTTTGAGGAGATGGAGGGACTACGAGTGGCTCCTCAGAAGCCTCCGCTATCTCGTCGTGGACGAGCTCCACGTTTACCGCGGCGTCTTCGGGAGCAACTTCGCGTACCTCTTCCGCCGCCTTGGCTTCAGGCTAAGGAAGCTTGGAGCAAGGCCCCAGATCATAGCGCTCTCGGCAACGCTGAGGAACCCAAAGGATTTTGCGGAGAAGCTCTTCAGGAAGGAATTTGAGGCGATAAGCGGTGCCACCAACCCCTTTCCGAGGAGATATCTCGTCCTCTTCGAACCCAAAAACCTCGACGAGAGGCAGCTCCTCCGGGCGGTGGTCGAGCGCCTCACCGGGGAGAAGGTCAAGACGCTTGTGTTCTTCGACAGCAGAAGGGGAACCGAAAAGCTCCTCCGATTCCTCCTCGGTTCAACGGCTTTCTCGAAGGTGACCACCTACAAGGGAACCCTGCCCAAGAACGTCCGCTGGGAGATAGAACGGGACTTCAAGGAGGGCAAGCTGCTCGTTCTCCTGACGACGAACGCCCTTGAACTCGGCATAGACATCGGCGACCTCGATGCGGCGGTGAACTACGGAATCCCACCCGACGGGCTCTTCTCCCTCATCCAGCGCTTCGGCCGGGCCGGGAGGAGTGCCGATAGGGAAGCTTTGAACGCCATAGTCCTCAGGAAGAACGGTCTCGACTACTACTACCGGGAGCACTTTGACGAGCTCGTTGAGAGAGTGGAGCGGGGTATAATCGAATACATGCCGGTCAACCTGGAGAACGAGCGCATAGCCGAGAAACACCTCCACTACCTCCTCACCGAGCTGGGAATAGTCGACTGGGACGAGCTTGACGAGTTCGAGAGGAAAGTCGTGGAGAAGCTCGTCATCGAACGGAAGGCGGACCTGAAGAGAAATCCGCTCACGGGCAAACTTGAAGTCCGCCTGAGAAAGCCTGCCTTCGGCTACTCTTCCCTGAGAACGGCGAGCGACGAGACCTTTTTCCTCGTTAGGGACGAGCCCTGGATAAGGGGCAGGCTGATGGAGAAGTCCTCGCTCAGGGAGCTCCTCAACTTCATCAACTGGCTCAAGCTCAAGGGCTACATCGTTGAGGAGGTCGATTCCAACGAGTATCACCGCTCTCTCCTCCCGGGAATGGCATACTTCTCGCGTGGAGAACTCTACATGGCCATGGACAGACTCGCGTTCGGAAAGTTTCACTTCGTCTTCGCAAGGCAACTTAACCGCTTCTGGCGGGTTGAGACCTTCGCGGCCAAGAGGGAGGAGGTCGAGATACTGGAAATGGAAGAGAAGAAAACCTACAGGGGAGTGGAGATTCATCTCGGCCGGCTGAGTGTCAGGCACGTTTACACCGGATTCTCCGTCAATGGCACTGACACAGGGAACTACGTGGAAGAACTTCTCAAGCTGAAGGAAAGCGGAATCCTTCGGGCCGAAATATATTCCCCGATGACCGGCGAGAGGGTTGATGAAGGGGACTTCTCAATCCTCAACTGGGAGAAGTTCGCGAAGGTCGAGTTCGAGGAGCCATACGTCAGGGAGTTCGAGACGGAGGGAATATGGCTCGTCTTTCCGGACTCGATAAGGGAAGCTGCTTCCGAGGAGTTCAGGGAGTTCCTCGATGTTGCCGTCGAGAAAGGCTCTGAAGACCTCGCTTTCACCCTCTACAGCGACCTCGACCGGAGGAAGCTCTTTCCGCTCTACCTCGGGACAACGAGTCACGTCATAAAGAAGACCATAGGTGACGCCCTCCAGAGGCTCGGAATCAGCGACGAGGAGCTGGCCTTTGCGATAAAGAAGATGGTCGACAGCAAGGACGGAATCGGCTCCGCTTTGCATGCGATAGAGCACAACATGATAAAAATCGCCCCCATCTTCACCTACGTGGACTCAAGGGAGCTCGGTGGCTACAGCTACGCGAGCTTTCCGGGTTTGCCCCACGTCGGAAGGCCGGTCGTGTTTATCTACGACGGCAACGAAGGGGGGAGTGGTTTAGCTCCGATAATCTACGGGAACGCCGAAAAATTGATGGAGAAGAGTTTAGAGCACCTCCGTTCCTGCCCATGTAAAGATGGCTGTCCGGTGTGCACGCTCTCACCGAAGTGCGGCACCTTCAATGAGTTCCTTGATAAGTGGACAGCGATAAGGGTGTGGGAAAAGGTTCTGGAAAATAGAGGAGAGGGCTTCAAGGGGTGCTGA